The genome window GGTTCTACGGGAGCAAGGGCGCGTTCTCTAGTCCCCAAATCCTGGGCAAGGGTCAATTGACCTGCCAAGCTAGAAACGAAACTGGCTTCACTCAGGGCTGCTTGGGACATTGGCACTGAGGGCTGTGGCTGCGATCCCAACCCACTAGGCCGGAACACTTTCGCAATCTGGGAGCCAGGATGGGGGGCAGGAGCAGCAGAGTCGATAACCAGTTGCTGAGAATCCACTGGCTGAAGAGATTGTGTGGATCGAGCTTGAGTCTCGAGCTGAGGTGATGTTGGAGTGGTTGCTTGGGATAGAGTTACAGAGGTTGATGGAGATTGGGGGAGCAGGGCCACCTGAGTGGATTGCGATCGATCGGGGTGCGAGACGTGCAGTGGACTAGCTTGGGTGGGCAGGATATCCGTATAGGTGAAGAGCATCAGTCCAGCCAAGAGGGCACGGCCTCGCAAACGTCTTCGATCGGGGTGTACCCCTCGAGCAATTTTGAAAAGGAATAATTTGGATACATCTGCCATGATTGCCTGCCTCACACCGTATCTAGATCTACATCAATGGATTTGTTCTGCACTCTAACCCGCGCGGCTTTAATCTGCGCTCGCCAAGGTTTGACTCAATTTTGCCTGGGATCTTCGCGATCGCACCACCTTTTGGTGATTGAATGGCTAATTTCTGCAAGCAAGTCGATTTATCCCTTAGAACTGCGAATGTACACTCTGGATCCTCCTATAAAACTTGCTCCAAGACTTTACCGCGCCACACAAGACCCGCTGCACAAGACCCTTAGAAAGCGATTTTTCAATAATCGGAGGATTTTTAGGGATGACTTATCCGTAAATCAACGGATACTGCTGTTAAATCCCTACTACGTTTTAACCTAAAAGCCCGGATAAATCCTCTTGACATTGATTAAATTCTCTATGTGTTTACAGACTTGTCAAAATCTGACGATGTTAGTGTAGAACGATGTTGGTGTAGAACGATGTTGGTATAGAACGGTATTGGTGCACTTGGTTATGGGTGCACTCGGTTACTGATGCACTCGGTGCAAACGAGTCAGGAAGCCGACCCACCGCTAAGAAGAGAACAGTATTGGTTTGCAATCTCACGGCCCCTTTCCCACTCACCCTAGATGACGGAAACATGTCCTACGGAAACTCAGATTCATTCCCACGCACTTTGATGGACTCCGCTGCCATCGCCAATCTTCACAGCAGCCCCCTCAAGCCATTCAAGCACCTAGCCATTTTGAGCCTTGTGCTGATGACGATCGGCTGCACCAAGAATCCACCCCTCAAGCCAGAGCTATCTTTACAAGTCTCAGGGGGCGGTGATGGAACCTATAAAGTTGAAGGTCAAACTAATTTGCCTACCCCCCAAGTGGAAGGTCGGGAAAAACCATTGGTGGTAACCGTCCAAGCCATTCGACGGTTTCAGCCTCGTAGCAATGCCCGCCGTCTAACCAATACCGATCCCATCTATGCCGTGATTGCCAAGCAGCAGGCAGAGGTGAGTAATGGCAGTTGGAAAACTCAGCTCAATTTGACGCCAACGAATGCTAAGGGTCTGCCGCAAGAGGTTTGGCAGCTCAATTCAACCCAAGCCCCCTCGGAGTTTGAGCCAGAACAAACCGTCTTATTTCTAGCCACCACAGCCCCCCTCGATCGCAGTTTGGAATTAGATACCAAGCTAGGATCCAGCGAAAATGGCAATTCTTTGCTCCAGGTGGGCGCAGATGGGAATGTCTATCTACAAGCTGAAAAAACGATAACGATCGCGCCTCCTCCCCTGCAGAAAGGAACGATCGCAGCCAGCCCTAAGGTCGTGAAGGTGACAGCACAATCCCTCCGGGAAGCGGCTAAAGAAAAGCAAGACTCCTCACCTCTGCCCGATCGCGCCTTATTAAGATAAAGCCTGTAGCAATCAAAGCCTTCGCCAACCCATCAGAGCCTTCGCAAATAAAAAGGGCCTGGACAAACCAGACCCTCACTATCGCAACATTTAGGATATTTTCAACCAGGGCTAGAAAGTTACATCAACTTCCTAGCCTTGCGAATGTTAGAAGTTCATTTCAGCAGCCTGAACACGCTCAACCTGCTTCTTCTTCAGGACTAGCAGAATTTGCGCCAACGTCGCGATCGCGAAGAATGCCAACAGACCCAGAATCCGGTTGGGGTCTTGCAGAACGATTTCCACATCCGCTTGACCAAATCCACCCACGTTGGGGTTATTCGTCAACGCAGCACCGGCTGCCACTTCATCCCCTTCTGCCACAATCAAGGAAGGACCAGGCGGAATCACATCTTCAGCGGTGCCCTTTTCCCCTTGGATCGTTACGCTATAACCGCCATCTTCGGTTTGCGCGATCGCAGCGATCGTGCCAGCTTGGGACGCAGTGTAAACGGTGTTATTGCTCTTTTCCCCGGTGGGATACACCTGACCCCGACCCCGGTTACCACCCACATGGATTTGGTACTTCCCAAATTCAATGGCGTCATCTTCGTTCGGATCGGGAGCCAGGATGGGGAACTTCAGTTCCTCGTACTGGTCTCCAGGCAGAGGCCCCACAACCAGAATGTTGGGCTTGTCTTCGCTGTAGGGTTGAATGAACATGGAGTTCACTTCTTCCCGTTGTTCATCGGTCAAGCGATCTTCGGGAGCCAGAGTAAAACCTTCCGGCAACACCACAACCGCACCCACATTCAGCCCCGTCTTGCTACCGTCCCCAGCAACCTGTTGGATGCTCTTATCGTAGGGAACCTTCACCACGGCTTCAAACACCGTATCCGGTAGAACGGACTGAGGGACTTCGACCTCGGTGGGCTTCTTCGCCAAGTGGCAGTTAGCACAGGCCAGACGCCCCGTTGCTTCCCGGGGATTTTCGTACTGCTGCTGCGCAAAGATCGGATAGGCAGAGGCAGGCTTAGACAGGGACAGACTTGCGGTCAAAAAGACGCAAGCGATCGTAACTGCCAGGACTGCTCTGCGGAGAATGGCCTTCAGCCAGTTTGCAGAAACATTAACCGTTTTCATGAATACCCAGTCAACGCAATAACAAAACGCAATAAAAAAAGACGATGGGAAAACGCTTAAACCCTAAGCCCACCAAGGATCTTCACCGGTACGGAAATCTTCTTCCGTCCATTGGGTGAAGTTGATGCGATCGTTCTCAATGGTGGCATGGGCCAGCGCCAAAGATTGGGGTGCAGGCCCCCGGACAACTTTGCCCGTTGCGTCGTACTGAGAGCCGTGGCAGGGGCACATGAATTTGTTTTCGCTCGCATTCCAGGGCACAACACAGCCTAAGTGTGTGCAGACAGCATTAATCCCATAGCTTGCGATCGTGCCATCATCTTGCACCACCACGTAGGTCGGATCACCCTTCAAGCCCTGAGCCAGAGAGCGATCACCCGGCAAGTGGGTTGTGAGATACTCACTGACAACGATATCGTTACCCAATGCATCCTTAGCGGTAGCACCACCACCACTACCCCCGGTCGAGGGTGGGATGAAATAGTTCACCACAGGATACAGCGCACCCAGCGCAACTCCGGTCACAGTACCGAAGGTGAGTAGGTTCATGAATTGGCGACGACCCATGCTGGGAACGTCTGCGGAACTGGAGACTTGAGCCATGACTACACTAGATGGTTCGGGAGTGACTTCGGACGACAGAAGGCAATTAAAGAGCAAAACGAATTCTTAACGCTTTGTCTTAATATCTCTTTACAAAAGAAGAGTATTGATGCTGCGATCGTTGATCCATGCACAACGTTTATCCAACGTTTTACAGTTGATAACACCTCATCAAGCCATTGATAGGCGCAGCATACAGCCTTTCCAACATTGTATTATTACAGACTTTAACGCCGAATTAACATGGAGCCTGAGATTACTCATCTAGGAGATCCCGTTCATGAAATTGTTCTAAGCGTGAAGGGGTTCAGATTTCTCAGGCTACCGATTGAATCCAGGGGAGGTTGTCTAGGGATACAGGGTAGGAGGGTGGGAGAGTGGTAGGGTAGTGGAAGACGATCGACCTTCGCTATGACAGGACAAGACCTTCAAGAAATTCTGATTAATAAGTGGGGTTTTTCCTACGATATTCAACTGCGCCAAGTCAAAGGCAAAATTTTTGTTCAAGTGATGTGGAAGTACTTGGAACAGGCATCCTTTGGGGCGACGGAGGAGGAGTATGTTGCTCACCTCAACTGGGTACTGAGTCATTTAGAAGCTTGGGGTGTGGTGGAGCAGGTATCAAGTTATGTCGAGAAAACCCGCGAAAAACCCCGCATTGGCAAAGCCGTCAGTATTCCTGTTGATTTGGGCGATCGGGCCTCGGAATGGCTCCTAGAAGATTTATAACCCATTCCCTACTCCCTACTTTCCTACTCCCTACCCTCCTACCCTCTACCGCCCCTTCTTCTCCGTCAACGCATTCAACCCCTCTCCCAGAAACGACAATCCAACCACCATCAACGTCATCGCCAATCCCGGAAACAGGGCTGTCCACCAAATACCGCCCGTGGCCAGGGCATCCAAAGCTTGCCGCAAATCCTGCCCCCATTCCGGTGTTTCCTCCGGCAGTCCCAATCCCAAAAAGCCCAAACCGCCCAGGGTCAGAATGGCATCGGCGGCATTCAGGGTGAGAATCACGGGAACGCTTTGAATTACATTCAGTCCCAGATATTT of Alkalinema sp. FACHB-956 contains these proteins:
- the petA gene encoding cytochrome f, whose product is MKTVNVSANWLKAILRRAVLAVTIACVFLTASLSLSKPASAYPIFAQQQYENPREATGRLACANCHLAKKPTEVEVPQSVLPDTVFEAVVKVPYDKSIQQVAGDGSKTGLNVGAVVVLPEGFTLAPEDRLTDEQREEVNSMFIQPYSEDKPNILVVGPLPGDQYEELKFPILAPDPNEDDAIEFGKYQIHVGGNRGRGQVYPTGEKSNNTVYTASQAGTIAAIAQTEDGGYSVTIQGEKGTAEDVIPPGPSLIVAEGDEVAAGAALTNNPNVGGFGQADVEIVLQDPNRILGLLAFFAIATLAQILLVLKKKQVERVQAAEMNF
- the petC gene encoding cytochrome b6-f complex iron-sulfur subunit, with translation MAQVSSSADVPSMGRRQFMNLLTFGTVTGVALGALYPVVNYFIPPSTGGSGGGATAKDALGNDIVVSEYLTTHLPGDRSLAQGLKGDPTYVVVQDDGTIASYGINAVCTHLGCVVPWNASENKFMCPCHGSQYDATGKVVRGPAPQSLALAHATIENDRINFTQWTEEDFRTGEDPWWA
- a CDS encoding DUF3067 family protein; amino-acid sequence: MTGQDLQEILINKWGFSYDIQLRQVKGKIFVQVMWKYLEQASFGATEEEYVAHLNWVLSHLEAWGVVEQVSSYVEKTREKPRIGKAVSIPVDLGDRASEWLLEDL